Proteins from a single region of Gasterosteus aculeatus chromosome Y, fGasAcu3.hap1.1, whole genome shotgun sequence:
- the LOC120812772 gene encoding uncharacterized protein LOC120812772 isoform X3: MKKPKIWIRLCVHVLLFITLGVHSSRFDINPVTDDISRLSILRQNIPEDYKIPVHYVLREKGGMCWVKLNVFYLEESLKGLAHTFGNISSNRKDISIFIQMFQELRLNMGSLELIMYDFECHYRQERWQTAQYFDFVKDFLRAAQNKEDSDDCDPPPCPTTPYAVTTADYLNATPAASSKDTECANCAGCKQHSETRALSAVVEQSFLSLLFIPLLALILLLVWKVRCCRNEEDLEQSHGEGGLFPGAKATATPLDTEISEKPAVTHAQPRPHSEEPCG; encoded by the exons ATTTGGATACGCCTCTGTGTCCATGTACTGCTGTTCATCACGCTCGGGGTACATTCAAGCAGATTTGACATCAACCCAGTGACAGATGACATCTCTAGACTCTCTATTCTG AGACAAAATATTCCTGAAGATTACAAAATTCCTGTACATTACGTTCTGAGGGAAAAG GGAGGGATGTGTTGGGTGAAATTAAACGTCTTCTACTTGGAGGAGAGCTTAAAAGGTTTAGCACATACGTTTGGAAACATTTCCTCCAACAGAAAAGATATTAGCATATTCATCCAAATGTTCCAAGAACTGCGGCTCAACATGGGCTCTTTG GAACTGATCATGTACGACTTTGAGTGCCACTACAGGCAAGAGAGGTGGCAGACGGCACAGTACTTTGACTTTGTCAAAGACTTCCTTAGAGCTGCACAGAATAAAGAAGATTCCGATGACTGCGACCCTCCTCCCTGTCCCACAACACCATACGCAGTAACAACAGCAGATTATTTAAATG CAACACCAGCCGCCAGCAGTAAAGACACAGAGTGCGCAAACTGCGCAGGCTGCAAACAGC attCTGAAACGAGAGCCCTGTCTGCGGTGGTGGAGCAAAGCTTTCTCTCCTTACTGTTCATTCCACTCCTAGCGCTCATATTGCTGCTTGTGTGGAAG GTTCGATGCTGTAGGAACGAGGAGGATCTGGAACAAAGTCATGGAGAAGGTGGACTCTTCCCAGGAGCCAAAGCAACTGCAACTCCACTAGACACTGAAATATCAGAAAA ACCGGCGGTCACACACGCGCAACCGAGACCCCATTCGGAGGAGCCGTGCGGATGA
- the LOC120812772 gene encoding uncharacterized protein LOC120812772 isoform X2 gives MKKPKIWIRLCVHVLLFITLGVHSSRFDINPVTDDISRLSILRQNIPEDYKIPVHYVLREKGGMCWVKLNVFYLEESLKGLAHTFGNISSNRKDISIFIQMFQELRLNMGSLELIMYDFECHYRQERWQTAQYFDFVKDFLRAAQNKEDSDDCDPPPCPTTPYAVTTADYLNDSETRALSAVVEQSFLSLLFIPLLALILLLVWKVRCCRNEEDLEQSHGEGGLFPGAKATATPLDTEISEKKTFKDNERRNACAQTMRPDDTSRERPATPWQHDVLGRGGRPDATPDTVSATTKAMARLQLGDPGSNPDPDPLDSTRQHSGPKPPVPLRQLRRKKRTDLEQGDQRADRRATRPPSSRPSTCDGPRLSGRSAPTLPR, from the exons ATTTGGATACGCCTCTGTGTCCATGTACTGCTGTTCATCACGCTCGGGGTACATTCAAGCAGATTTGACATCAACCCAGTGACAGATGACATCTCTAGACTCTCTATTCTG AGACAAAATATTCCTGAAGATTACAAAATTCCTGTACATTACGTTCTGAGGGAAAAG GGAGGGATGTGTTGGGTGAAATTAAACGTCTTCTACTTGGAGGAGAGCTTAAAAGGTTTAGCACATACGTTTGGAAACATTTCCTCCAACAGAAAAGATATTAGCATATTCATCCAAATGTTCCAAGAACTGCGGCTCAACATGGGCTCTTTG GAACTGATCATGTACGACTTTGAGTGCCACTACAGGCAAGAGAGGTGGCAGACGGCACAGTACTTTGACTTTGTCAAAGACTTCCTTAGAGCTGCACAGAATAAAGAAGATTCCGATGACTGCGACCCTCCTCCCTGTCCCACAACACCATACGCAGTAACAACAGCAGATTATTTAAATG attCTGAAACGAGAGCCCTGTCTGCGGTGGTGGAGCAAAGCTTTCTCTCCTTACTGTTCATTCCACTCCTAGCGCTCATATTGCTGCTTGTGTGGAAG GTTCGATGCTGTAGGAACGAGGAGGATCTGGAACAAAGTCATGGAGAAGGTGGACTCTTCCCAGGAGCCAAAGCAACTGCAACTCCACTAGACACTGAAATATCAGAAAA GAAGACGTTCAAGGACAACGAGAGGAGGAACGCCTGCGCGCAGACGATGAGGCCAGACGACACTTCGAGGGAGAGACCTGCGACCCCTTGGCAGCACGACGTCCTGGGGAGAGGTGGACGTCCCGACGCCACCCCTGACACTGTCTCTGCAACCACCAAGGCGATGGCCAGACTCCAACTCGGGGACCCCGGATCCAACCCAGACCCAGACCCCCTTGACAGCACGAGGCAACATTCGGGTCCTAAGCCCCCTGTGCCATTGCGACAACTGCGTCGGAAGAAGAGAACGGACCTGGAACAGGGAGATCAACGAGCTGATCGCCGAGCAACTCGTCCGCCGTCGTCCAGGCCCTCGACCTGCGACGGACCGCGGTTGTCGGGCCGATCCGCACCCACTCTCCCCCGGTAG
- the LOC120812772 gene encoding uncharacterized protein LOC120812772 isoform X5, with product MCWVKLNVFYLEESLKGLAHTFGNISSNRKDISIFIQMFQELRLNMGSLELIMYDFECHYRQERWQTAQYFDFVKDFLRAAQNKEDSDDCDPPPCPTTPYAVTTADYLNDSETRALSAVVEQSFLSLLFIPLLALILLLVWKVRCCRNEEDLEQSHGEGGLFPGAKATATPLDTEISEKKTFKDNERRNACAQTMRPDDTSRERPATPWQHDVLGRGGRPDATPDTVSATTKAMARLQLGDPGSNPDPDPLDSTRQHSGPKPPVPLRQLRRKKRTDLEQGDQRADRRATRPPSSRPSTCDGPRLSGRSAPTLPR from the exons ATGTGTTGGGTGAAATTAAACGTCTTCTACTTGGAGGAGAGCTTAAAAGGTTTAGCACATACGTTTGGAAACATTTCCTCCAACAGAAAAGATATTAGCATATTCATCCAAATGTTCCAAGAACTGCGGCTCAACATGGGCTCTTTG GAACTGATCATGTACGACTTTGAGTGCCACTACAGGCAAGAGAGGTGGCAGACGGCACAGTACTTTGACTTTGTCAAAGACTTCCTTAGAGCTGCACAGAATAAAGAAGATTCCGATGACTGCGACCCTCCTCCCTGTCCCACAACACCATACGCAGTAACAACAGCAGATTATTTAAATG attCTGAAACGAGAGCCCTGTCTGCGGTGGTGGAGCAAAGCTTTCTCTCCTTACTGTTCATTCCACTCCTAGCGCTCATATTGCTGCTTGTGTGGAAG GTTCGATGCTGTAGGAACGAGGAGGATCTGGAACAAAGTCATGGAGAAGGTGGACTCTTCCCAGGAGCCAAAGCAACTGCAACTCCACTAGACACTGAAATATCAGAAAA GAAGACGTTCAAGGACAACGAGAGGAGGAACGCCTGCGCGCAGACGATGAGGCCAGACGACACTTCGAGGGAGAGACCTGCGACCCCTTGGCAGCACGACGTCCTGGGGAGAGGTGGACGTCCCGACGCCACCCCTGACACTGTCTCTGCAACCACCAAGGCGATGGCCAGACTCCAACTCGGGGACCCCGGATCCAACCCAGACCCAGACCCCCTTGACAGCACGAGGCAACATTCGGGTCCTAAGCCCCCTGTGCCATTGCGACAACTGCGTCGGAAGAAGAGAACGGACCTGGAACAGGGAGATCAACGAGCTGATCGCCGAGCAACTCGTCCGCCGTCGTCCAGGCCCTCGACCTGCGACGGACCGCGGTTGTCGGGCCGATCCGCACCCACTCTCCCCCGGTAG
- the LOC120812772 gene encoding uncharacterized protein LOC120812772 isoform X6, whose translation MKKPKIWIRLCVHVLLFITLGVHSSRFDINPVTDDISRLSILRQNIPEDYKIPVHYVLREKGGMCWVKLNVFYLEESLKGLAHTFGNISSNRKDISIFIQMFQELRLNMGSLELIMYDFECHYRQERWQTAQYFDFVKDFLRAAQNKEDSDDCDPPPCPTTPYAVTTADYLNDSETRALSAVVEQSFLSLLFIPLLALILLLVWKVRCCRNEEDLEQSHGEGGLFPGAKATATPLDTEISEKPAVTHAQPRPHSEEPCG comes from the exons ATTTGGATACGCCTCTGTGTCCATGTACTGCTGTTCATCACGCTCGGGGTACATTCAAGCAGATTTGACATCAACCCAGTGACAGATGACATCTCTAGACTCTCTATTCTG AGACAAAATATTCCTGAAGATTACAAAATTCCTGTACATTACGTTCTGAGGGAAAAG GGAGGGATGTGTTGGGTGAAATTAAACGTCTTCTACTTGGAGGAGAGCTTAAAAGGTTTAGCACATACGTTTGGAAACATTTCCTCCAACAGAAAAGATATTAGCATATTCATCCAAATGTTCCAAGAACTGCGGCTCAACATGGGCTCTTTG GAACTGATCATGTACGACTTTGAGTGCCACTACAGGCAAGAGAGGTGGCAGACGGCACAGTACTTTGACTTTGTCAAAGACTTCCTTAGAGCTGCACAGAATAAAGAAGATTCCGATGACTGCGACCCTCCTCCCTGTCCCACAACACCATACGCAGTAACAACAGCAGATTATTTAAATG attCTGAAACGAGAGCCCTGTCTGCGGTGGTGGAGCAAAGCTTTCTCTCCTTACTGTTCATTCCACTCCTAGCGCTCATATTGCTGCTTGTGTGGAAG GTTCGATGCTGTAGGAACGAGGAGGATCTGGAACAAAGTCATGGAGAAGGTGGACTCTTCCCAGGAGCCAAAGCAACTGCAACTCCACTAGACACTGAAATATCAGAAAA ACCGGCGGTCACACACGCGCAACCGAGACCCCATTCGGAGGAGCCGTGCGGATGA
- the LOC120812772 gene encoding uncharacterized protein LOC120812772 isoform X1: protein MKKPKIWIRLCVHVLLFITLGVHSSRFDINPVTDDISRLSILRQNIPEDYKIPVHYVLREKGGMCWVKLNVFYLEESLKGLAHTFGNISSNRKDISIFIQMFQELRLNMGSLELIMYDFECHYRQERWQTAQYFDFVKDFLRAAQNKEDSDDCDPPPCPTTPYAVTTADYLNATPAASSKDTECANCAGCKQHSETRALSAVVEQSFLSLLFIPLLALILLLVWKVRCCRNEEDLEQSHGEGGLFPGAKATATPLDTEISEKKTFKDNERRNACAQTMRPDDTSRERPATPWQHDVLGRGGRPDATPDTVSATTKAMARLQLGDPGSNPDPDPLDSTRQHSGPKPPVPLRQLRRKKRTDLEQGDQRADRRATRPPSSRPSTCDGPRLSGRSAPTLPR from the exons ATTTGGATACGCCTCTGTGTCCATGTACTGCTGTTCATCACGCTCGGGGTACATTCAAGCAGATTTGACATCAACCCAGTGACAGATGACATCTCTAGACTCTCTATTCTG AGACAAAATATTCCTGAAGATTACAAAATTCCTGTACATTACGTTCTGAGGGAAAAG GGAGGGATGTGTTGGGTGAAATTAAACGTCTTCTACTTGGAGGAGAGCTTAAAAGGTTTAGCACATACGTTTGGAAACATTTCCTCCAACAGAAAAGATATTAGCATATTCATCCAAATGTTCCAAGAACTGCGGCTCAACATGGGCTCTTTG GAACTGATCATGTACGACTTTGAGTGCCACTACAGGCAAGAGAGGTGGCAGACGGCACAGTACTTTGACTTTGTCAAAGACTTCCTTAGAGCTGCACAGAATAAAGAAGATTCCGATGACTGCGACCCTCCTCCCTGTCCCACAACACCATACGCAGTAACAACAGCAGATTATTTAAATG CAACACCAGCCGCCAGCAGTAAAGACACAGAGTGCGCAAACTGCGCAGGCTGCAAACAGC attCTGAAACGAGAGCCCTGTCTGCGGTGGTGGAGCAAAGCTTTCTCTCCTTACTGTTCATTCCACTCCTAGCGCTCATATTGCTGCTTGTGTGGAAG GTTCGATGCTGTAGGAACGAGGAGGATCTGGAACAAAGTCATGGAGAAGGTGGACTCTTCCCAGGAGCCAAAGCAACTGCAACTCCACTAGACACTGAAATATCAGAAAA GAAGACGTTCAAGGACAACGAGAGGAGGAACGCCTGCGCGCAGACGATGAGGCCAGACGACACTTCGAGGGAGAGACCTGCGACCCCTTGGCAGCACGACGTCCTGGGGAGAGGTGGACGTCCCGACGCCACCCCTGACACTGTCTCTGCAACCACCAAGGCGATGGCCAGACTCCAACTCGGGGACCCCGGATCCAACCCAGACCCAGACCCCCTTGACAGCACGAGGCAACATTCGGGTCCTAAGCCCCCTGTGCCATTGCGACAACTGCGTCGGAAGAAGAGAACGGACCTGGAACAGGGAGATCAACGAGCTGATCGCCGAGCAACTCGTCCGCCGTCGTCCAGGCCCTCGACCTGCGACGGACCGCGGTTGTCGGGCCGATCCGCACCCACTCTCCCCCGGTAG
- the LOC120812772 gene encoding uncharacterized protein LOC120812772 isoform X7, translated as MKKPKIWIRLCVHVLLFITLGVHSSRFDINPVTDDISRLSILRQNIPEDYKIPVHYVLREKGGMCWVKLNVFYLEESLKGLAHTFGNISSNRKDISIFIQMFQELRLNMGSLELIMYDFECHYRQERWQTAQYFDFVKDFLRAAQNKEDSDDCDPPPCPTTPYAVTTADYLNDSETRALSAVVEQSFLSLLFIPLLALILLLVWKVRCCRNEEDLEQSHGEGGLFPGAKATATPLDTEISEKNMLNVIKIE; from the exons ATTTGGATACGCCTCTGTGTCCATGTACTGCTGTTCATCACGCTCGGGGTACATTCAAGCAGATTTGACATCAACCCAGTGACAGATGACATCTCTAGACTCTCTATTCTG AGACAAAATATTCCTGAAGATTACAAAATTCCTGTACATTACGTTCTGAGGGAAAAG GGAGGGATGTGTTGGGTGAAATTAAACGTCTTCTACTTGGAGGAGAGCTTAAAAGGTTTAGCACATACGTTTGGAAACATTTCCTCCAACAGAAAAGATATTAGCATATTCATCCAAATGTTCCAAGAACTGCGGCTCAACATGGGCTCTTTG GAACTGATCATGTACGACTTTGAGTGCCACTACAGGCAAGAGAGGTGGCAGACGGCACAGTACTTTGACTTTGTCAAAGACTTCCTTAGAGCTGCACAGAATAAAGAAGATTCCGATGACTGCGACCCTCCTCCCTGTCCCACAACACCATACGCAGTAACAACAGCAGATTATTTAAATG attCTGAAACGAGAGCCCTGTCTGCGGTGGTGGAGCAAAGCTTTCTCTCCTTACTGTTCATTCCACTCCTAGCGCTCATATTGCTGCTTGTGTGGAAG GTTCGATGCTGTAGGAACGAGGAGGATCTGGAACAAAGTCATGGAGAAGGTGGACTCTTCCCAGGAGCCAAAGCAACTGCAACTCCACTAGACACTGAAATATCAGAAAA AAACATGTTGAACGTCATTAAAATCGAGTAA
- the LOC120812772 gene encoding uncharacterized protein LOC120812772 isoform X4, with product MKKPKIWIRLCVHVLLFITLGVHSSRFDINPVTDDISRLSILRQNIPEDYKIPVHYVLREKGGMCWVKLNVFYLEESLKGLAHTFGNISSNRKDISIFIQMFQELRLNMGSLELIMYDFECHYRQERWQTAQYFDFVKDFLRAAQNKEDSDDCDPPPCPTTPYAVTTADYLNATPAASSKDTECANCAGCKQHSETRALSAVVEQSFLSLLFIPLLALILLLVWKVRCCRNEEDLEQSHGEGGLFPGAKATATPLDTEISEKNMLNVIKIE from the exons ATTTGGATACGCCTCTGTGTCCATGTACTGCTGTTCATCACGCTCGGGGTACATTCAAGCAGATTTGACATCAACCCAGTGACAGATGACATCTCTAGACTCTCTATTCTG AGACAAAATATTCCTGAAGATTACAAAATTCCTGTACATTACGTTCTGAGGGAAAAG GGAGGGATGTGTTGGGTGAAATTAAACGTCTTCTACTTGGAGGAGAGCTTAAAAGGTTTAGCACATACGTTTGGAAACATTTCCTCCAACAGAAAAGATATTAGCATATTCATCCAAATGTTCCAAGAACTGCGGCTCAACATGGGCTCTTTG GAACTGATCATGTACGACTTTGAGTGCCACTACAGGCAAGAGAGGTGGCAGACGGCACAGTACTTTGACTTTGTCAAAGACTTCCTTAGAGCTGCACAGAATAAAGAAGATTCCGATGACTGCGACCCTCCTCCCTGTCCCACAACACCATACGCAGTAACAACAGCAGATTATTTAAATG CAACACCAGCCGCCAGCAGTAAAGACACAGAGTGCGCAAACTGCGCAGGCTGCAAACAGC attCTGAAACGAGAGCCCTGTCTGCGGTGGTGGAGCAAAGCTTTCTCTCCTTACTGTTCATTCCACTCCTAGCGCTCATATTGCTGCTTGTGTGGAAG GTTCGATGCTGTAGGAACGAGGAGGATCTGGAACAAAGTCATGGAGAAGGTGGACTCTTCCCAGGAGCCAAAGCAACTGCAACTCCACTAGACACTGAAATATCAGAAAA AAACATGTTGAACGTCATTAAAATCGAGTAA